In Salvelinus namaycush isolate Seneca chromosome 15, SaNama_1.0, whole genome shotgun sequence, a genomic segment contains:
- the LOC120060110 gene encoding probable N-acetyltransferase CML1 isoform X3, producing MAAGITIRRYQDDDKETVKEIFTMGMSEHVPSSFMHLLKQPLTQMILMVTFCALLASSKSVLLPVVGVTLLLAGAKQLVGYLFNSYIDTSLRKDLDHIQETYLENKDSCFWVAESDDRVVATVACLPAEREPGCMELKRLSVRRTHRGMGIAKALCRTVADFSRERGFPAVVLYTSVVQTDAQRLYENLGYTRVREFVIPEPIAKIANFTLIEYRLDLLQGGK from the coding sequence ATGGCTGCTGGCATCACGATCCGAAGATACCAGGATGATGACAAGGAGACCGTGAAGGAGATCTTCACCATGGGGATGAGTGAGCACGTCCCTTCCTCCTTCATGCACCTCCTCAAACAGCCCCTGACCCAGATGATCCTGATGGTCACGTTCTGCGCCCTGCTGGCCAGCTCCAAGTCCGTCCTGCTGCCTGTAGTAGGGGTCACTCTCCTCCTGGCCGGGGCCAAGCAGCTGGTGGGCTACCTCTTCAACAGCTACATCGACACCTCCCTGAGGAAGGACCTCGACCACATCCAGGAGACCTACCTGGAGAACAAGGACTCGTGTTTCTGGGTGGCTGAGAGCGACGACCGAGTGGTGGCAACggtggcctgcctgcctgcggaGAGAGAACCGGGCTGCATGGAGCTGAAGAGGTTGTCTGTACGTCGGACACACCGGGGGATGGGTATCGCTAAGGCCCTCTGTAGGACAGTGGCAGACTTCAGCAGGGAGAGAGGCTTCCCTGCGGTCGTTCTCTACACGTCTGTAGTGCAGACTGATGCACAGAGGCTGTATGAGAACTTAGGCTACACACGGGTTAGAGAGTTCGTCATCCCTGAGCCCATCGCCAAAATTGCCAACTTTACCTTGATAGAGTACAGACTGGACTTACTGCAGGGGGGGAAATAG
- the LOC120060110 gene encoding probable N-acetyltransferase CML1 isoform X2 — protein MDLRYTTSAMAAGITIRRYQDDDKETVKEIFTMGMSEHVPSSFMHLLKQPLTQMILMVTFCALLASSKSVLLPVVGVTLLLAGAKQLVGYLFNSYIDTSLRKDLDHIQETYLENKDSCFWVAESDDRVVATVACLPAEREPGCMELKRLSVRRTHRGMGIAKALCRTVADFSRERGFPAVVLYTSVVQTDAQRLYENLGYTRVREFVIPEPIAKIANFTLIEYRLDLLQGGK, from the exons ATGGACTTGCGATATACG ACCAGTGCCATGGCTGCTGGCATCACGATCCGAAGATACCAGGATGATGACAAGGAGACCGTGAAGGAGATCTTCACCATGGGGATGAGTGAGCACGTCCCTTCCTCCTTCATGCACCTCCTCAAACAGCCCCTGACCCAGATGATCCTGATGGTCACGTTCTGCGCCCTGCTGGCCAGCTCCAAGTCCGTCCTGCTGCCTGTAGTAGGGGTCACTCTCCTCCTGGCCGGGGCCAAGCAGCTGGTGGGCTACCTCTTCAACAGCTACATCGACACCTCCCTGAGGAAGGACCTCGACCACATCCAGGAGACCTACCTGGAGAACAAGGACTCGTGTTTCTGGGTGGCTGAGAGCGACGACCGAGTGGTGGCAACggtggcctgcctgcctgcggaGAGAGAACCGGGCTGCATGGAGCTGAAGAGGTTGTCTGTACGTCGGACACACCGGGGGATGGGTATCGCTAAGGCCCTCTGTAGGACAGTGGCAGACTTCAGCAGGGAGAGAGGCTTCCCTGCGGTCGTTCTCTACACGTCTGTAGTGCAGACTGATGCACAGAGGCTGTATGAGAACTTAGGCTACACACGGGTTAGAGAGTTCGTCATCCCTGAGCCCATCGCCAAAATTGCCAACTTTACCTTGATAGAGTACAGACTGGACTTACTGCAGGGGGGGAAATAG
- the LOC120060110 gene encoding probable N-acetyltransferase CML1 isoform X1, with the protein MDLRYTVRRQTSAMAAGITIRRYQDDDKETVKEIFTMGMSEHVPSSFMHLLKQPLTQMILMVTFCALLASSKSVLLPVVGVTLLLAGAKQLVGYLFNSYIDTSLRKDLDHIQETYLENKDSCFWVAESDDRVVATVACLPAEREPGCMELKRLSVRRTHRGMGIAKALCRTVADFSRERGFPAVVLYTSVVQTDAQRLYENLGYTRVREFVIPEPIAKIANFTLIEYRLDLLQGGK; encoded by the exons ATGGACTTGCGATATACGGTACGAAGGCAG ACCAGTGCCATGGCTGCTGGCATCACGATCCGAAGATACCAGGATGATGACAAGGAGACCGTGAAGGAGATCTTCACCATGGGGATGAGTGAGCACGTCCCTTCCTCCTTCATGCACCTCCTCAAACAGCCCCTGACCCAGATGATCCTGATGGTCACGTTCTGCGCCCTGCTGGCCAGCTCCAAGTCCGTCCTGCTGCCTGTAGTAGGGGTCACTCTCCTCCTGGCCGGGGCCAAGCAGCTGGTGGGCTACCTCTTCAACAGCTACATCGACACCTCCCTGAGGAAGGACCTCGACCACATCCAGGAGACCTACCTGGAGAACAAGGACTCGTGTTTCTGGGTGGCTGAGAGCGACGACCGAGTGGTGGCAACggtggcctgcctgcctgcggaGAGAGAACCGGGCTGCATGGAGCTGAAGAGGTTGTCTGTACGTCGGACACACCGGGGGATGGGTATCGCTAAGGCCCTCTGTAGGACAGTGGCAGACTTCAGCAGGGAGAGAGGCTTCCCTGCGGTCGTTCTCTACACGTCTGTAGTGCAGACTGATGCACAGAGGCTGTATGAGAACTTAGGCTACACACGGGTTAGAGAGTTCGTCATCCCTGAGCCCATCGCCAAAATTGCCAACTTTACCTTGATAGAGTACA GACTGGACTTACTGCAGGGGGGGAAATAG